The Desulfovibrio desulfuricans DSM 642 genome includes a window with the following:
- the urtD gene encoding urea ABC transporter ATP-binding protein UrtD — protein sequence MKTQQDILHGRSLEDVAEAARAYEETHAPFDKRPMKMRARPPRPMMSKPDIALYMEKISVSFDGFKALNDLTFYVDKGELRCVIGPNGAGKTTMMDVITGKTRPDRGSAWFGRTCNLLQMDEVAIAQAGIGRKFQKPSVFEALSVLQNLELALAGDKRVWPTFRARLSTDNRVFIEEVLHRIRLTELARLQAGKLSHGQKQWLEIGMLLMQKPQLLLLDEPVAGMTPEEMDRTIDLLHDLEGEQSIMVVEHDMEFVRAIAHKVTVLHQGSVLAEGTMDEMQNHPAVVEAYLGEPLGAA from the coding sequence ATGAAGACCCAGCAGGATATTTTGCACGGGCGCAGCCTTGAGGACGTGGCAGAAGCCGCCCGCGCCTACGAAGAAACGCACGCCCCCTTTGACAAGCGCCCCATGAAGATGCGCGCCCGGCCCCCGCGCCCCATGATGTCCAAGCCAGATATTGCGCTGTACATGGAAAAAATCAGCGTGAGCTTTGACGGCTTCAAGGCGCTCAATGACCTGACCTTCTATGTGGACAAGGGCGAACTGCGCTGCGTCATCGGCCCCAACGGCGCTGGCAAAACCACCATGATGGACGTCATCACCGGCAAAACCCGGCCCGACAGGGGTTCCGCATGGTTTGGGCGCACCTGCAACCTGCTGCAAATGGATGAGGTCGCCATCGCCCAGGCTGGTATTGGCCGCAAATTCCAGAAGCCCTCGGTGTTCGAGGCGTTGAGCGTGCTGCAAAATCTGGAGCTGGCGCTGGCTGGCGACAAGCGGGTATGGCCCACGTTCCGCGCGCGGCTCTCTACGGACAACAGGGTCTTTATCGAAGAAGTGCTGCACCGCATCCGCCTGACGGAACTGGCCCGCTTGCAGGCGGGCAAGCTCTCGCACGGGCAAAAGCAGTGGCTTGAAATCGGCATGCTGCTCATGCAGAAGCCGCAACTCCTGCTGCTGGACGAACCCGTGGCGGGCATGACGCCTGAGGAAATGGACCGCACTATTGACCTGCTGCACGACCTTGAGGGCGAGCAGAGCATCATGGTGGTGGAGCACGACATGGAATTTGTGCGGGCCATTGCCCACAAGGTCACAGTGCTGCATCAAGGCAGCGTGCTTGCCGAGGGCACCATGGACGAAATGCAGAACCACCCCGCCGTGGTTGAAGCCTATCTGGGCGAACCGCTGGGCGCGGCCTAG
- a CDS encoding urease accessory protein UreD: MSANTANPAGNLHGHCFTPDRRWSARMELDFAVRQGRTTLAKMQFSGPLRVQRPFYPEAAPANAPGRAQAFQPCHCCLLHPPGGLVSGDDLSLAVRLAQGAHALLTAPSASKFYAADEHNVAQRQTTDLNVAGGMLEWLPRETIIYDGARAEMRTSVELDNASACIGWEMICLGRPAANESFTHGSVRQSLILTREGLPLLHEVLRFEGGDALQKCACGLDDQAVSATLFAVGRGADDGQDLAALEACCTTLQNMLSPNCDFDDAPDGTPDDASGGQSPAASDISVQAKPVPLSAHMGERAGATVRGGVLVVRYLGPDMEEARSLLLTTWNLLRPALTGCPPHMPRIWYGAF; encoded by the coding sequence ATGTCTGCCAACACCGCAAACCCTGCCGGCAATCTCCACGGTCACTGCTTTACGCCTGACCGCCGCTGGAGCGCGCGCATGGAGCTGGATTTTGCGGTGCGGCAGGGACGTACCACGCTGGCAAAAATGCAGTTCAGCGGGCCTTTGCGCGTGCAGCGGCCCTTCTATCCCGAAGCTGCGCCAGCCAATGCGCCGGGCCGGGCGCAGGCGTTCCAGCCCTGCCACTGCTGCCTGCTGCACCCGCCGGGCGGCCTTGTGAGCGGCGACGATCTGAGCCTTGCCGTGCGGCTTGCGCAAGGCGCGCACGCCCTGCTCACCGCCCCTTCTGCCTCCAAATTCTACGCTGCGGATGAACATAATGTGGCGCAGCGTCAGACCACAGACCTGAACGTTGCGGGCGGCATGCTGGAATGGCTGCCGCGTGAAACCATCATCTATGACGGGGCGCGGGCCGAGATGCGCACATCGGTGGAGCTGGACAATGCCAGCGCCTGTATTGGCTGGGAAATGATCTGCCTTGGCCGCCCTGCCGCCAACGAGAGCTTTACCCACGGCAGCGTGCGCCAAAGCCTCATCCTCACTCGCGAGGGCCTGCCCCTGCTGCATGAAGTGCTGCGCTTTGAAGGCGGCGATGCCCTGCAAAAATGCGCCTGTGGTCTGGATGATCAGGCGGTCTCCGCCACCCTCTTTGCCGTGGGACGCGGAGCGGATGACGGGCAAGACCTTGCCGCGCTGGAAGCATGCTGCACCACGCTGCAAAACATGCTCTCGCCCAACTGCGACTTTGATGATGCGCCAGATGGCACTCCTGATGATGCATCTGGAGGGCAAAGCCCCGCTGCAAGCGATATTTCCGTCCAGGCCAAGCCCGTTCCCCTGTCTGCCCACATGGGGGAACGGGCCGGAGCCACCGTGCGCGGCGGGGTGCTTGTGGTGCGCTATCTGGGGCCGGATATGGAAGAAGCGCGCAGCCTGTTGCTGACAACCTGGAACCTGCTGCGGCCCGCGCTGACCGGTTGCCCGCCGCACATGCCGCGCATCTGGTACGGAGCTTTTTAA
- the ureE gene encoding urease accessory protein UreE — protein sequence MLEFTENMGQRNNLEPTATLTLTWEQRGKCRQRLRLDSGEEAGLFLTRGQVLREGDILRAGDVLAIVRNGAEPVVTGIAPNWETLARACYHIGNRHAALQLGHKWLRFMPDHVLEELAENLGLRLRRENLPFVPEGGAYGGHGHSHG from the coding sequence ATGCTGGAATTTACCGAAAACATGGGGCAGCGCAACAACCTGGAGCCTACGGCCACCCTCACCCTGACCTGGGAGCAACGCGGCAAATGCCGTCAGCGGCTGCGGTTGGACAGCGGCGAAGAAGCGGGCCTGTTTCTCACGCGCGGGCAGGTTCTGCGCGAGGGCGATATTCTGCGCGCCGGGGACGTGCTGGCAATTGTACGCAACGGCGCGGAACCCGTGGTGACGGGCATTGCCCCCAACTGGGAAACCCTGGCACGCGCCTGCTATCACATTGGCAACCGCCACGCCGCCTTGCAGCTTGGGCACAAATGGCTGCGCTTCATGCCCGACCACGTGCTTGAAGAACTGGCGGAAAATCTGGGTCTGCGGCTGCGGCGCGAAAATCTCCCCTTTGTACCCGAGGGCGGAGCCTACGGCGGGCACGGTCACAGTCATGGCTGA
- the ureA gene encoding urease subunit gamma — translation MELLPREKDKLLLFTAGLLAERRKARGLKLNYPEAVAYISLAVLEGARDGQSVAELMGSCRNLLTREDVMDGVPEMIHEVQVEATFPDGTKLVTVHDPIL, via the coding sequence ATGGAACTTCTGCCCAGAGAAAAAGACAAGCTGCTGCTTTTCACCGCCGGGCTGCTGGCAGAGAGGCGCAAGGCCCGGGGCCTCAAGCTCAATTACCCCGAGGCTGTGGCCTACATCAGCCTGGCCGTGCTTGAAGGCGCGCGCGATGGGCAAAGCGTGGCCGAACTTATGGGTTCGTGCCGCAACCTGCTCACGCGCGAGGACGTCATGGACGGCGTACCCGAGATGATCCACGAAGTGCAGGTGGAGGCCACCTTTCCTGACGGCACCAAGCTTGTGACGGTGCACGACCCCATTCTGTAA
- the urtC gene encoding urea ABC transporter permease subunit UrtC — translation MATDIFEHERLLNAPTRNFLAITALLSLAVVAGSLLPAGSALHVPGYMVTLLGKYLTYSLLALSVDLVWGFMGVLSLGHGAFFALGGYGFGMYLMRQIGARGVYGNANLPDFMVFLNWRELPWFWQGSEYFVVALLLVVLLPGLLTYVFGRLAFGSRVSGVYFSIMSQAMTYALLLAFFRNEMGFGGNNGLTDFKTLLGFELQTDGMRTTLFACSAVALMAGYLLCRAVTASRLGRVCVAVRDAESRVRFIGYRVERYQVAVFTLSAILAGIGGALYVPQVGIINPGEFSPLNSIEIVVWVALGGRGRLYGAVLGAFAVNAFKTWFTAVMPEAWLFALGGMFVLVTIFLPQGLAGLPDQWRNRATRGARPDSPADSAREGGAA, via the coding sequence ATGGCGACCGATATCTTTGAACACGAAAGGCTGCTCAACGCGCCTACCCGCAACTTTCTGGCTATTACCGCCCTGCTGTCGCTGGCTGTGGTTGCAGGCAGCCTGCTGCCCGCAGGCAGCGCCCTGCATGTGCCGGGCTACATGGTCACCCTGCTTGGCAAATACCTGACCTACTCCCTGCTGGCTCTTTCCGTTGATCTGGTGTGGGGTTTCATGGGTGTGCTCAGCCTTGGGCACGGCGCGTTTTTCGCCCTTGGGGGCTACGGCTTCGGCATGTACCTCATGCGGCAGATAGGTGCGCGCGGCGTATATGGAAATGCCAACCTGCCGGACTTCATGGTTTTTCTTAACTGGAGGGAACTTCCCTGGTTCTGGCAGGGCAGCGAATACTTTGTGGTGGCACTGCTGCTGGTCGTGCTGCTGCCCGGCCTGCTGACCTATGTGTTTGGCAGATTGGCCTTTGGTTCGCGGGTTTCGGGCGTGTATTTCTCCATTATGAGTCAGGCCATGACCTATGCCCTCCTGCTGGCCTTTTTCCGCAACGAAATGGGCTTTGGCGGCAACAACGGCCTCACGGACTTCAAGACCCTGCTGGGCTTTGAATTGCAGACAGACGGCATGCGCACAACCCTGTTTGCCTGCTCCGCCGTGGCGCTCATGGCTGGCTACCTTCTGTGCAGGGCTGTCACCGCGTCGCGCCTTGGGCGCGTGTGCGTGGCCGTACGCGATGCGGAAAGCCGCGTGCGCTTTATCGGCTACAGGGTGGAGCGTTATCAGGTGGCGGTGTTCACGCTGTCCGCCATTCTGGCGGGCATTGGCGGCGCTCTGTATGTGCCGCAGGTGGGCATCATCAACCCCGGAGAATTTTCGCCCCTCAACTCCATTGAAATTGTGGTCTGGGTGGCGCTTGGAGGCCGTGGGCGGCTCTATGGCGCGGTGCTTGGAGCGTTTGCCGTCAATGCCTTCAAAACGTGGTTTACGGCGGTCATGCCCGAGGCCTGGCTGTTTGCCCTTGGCGGCATGTTTGTGCTGGTGACCATCTTCCTGCCGCAGGGTCTGGCGGGCTTGCCCGATCAGTGGCGCAACCGCGCAACACGGGGCGCAAGGCCGGATTCCCCTGCCGATTCCGCCAGAGAAGGAGGCGCAGCATGA
- the urtE gene encoding urea ABC transporter ATP-binding subunit UrtE, producing MLHIKGLNQYYGESHILRDVNLEVKAGSCACLMGRNGVGKTTLLQCIMGVLPARSGHILLEGTDLLPLPVERRAALGIGYVPQGRQIFPLLTVRENMELSLPMRKDKAGAIPPFIFDFFPVLGEMMHRRGGDLSGGQQQQLAIARALTLEPRLLILDEPTEGIQPNIVRDIATTIRRLNEEMGLTVLLVEQKVPFARRMADTYMIMDRGHIVSQGGMHGLDDATVKAFLSV from the coding sequence ATGCTGCATATCAAAGGTCTCAATCAGTATTATGGCGAAAGCCACATCCTGCGCGACGTCAACCTTGAGGTAAAGGCCGGTTCGTGCGCCTGCCTCATGGGCCGCAACGGCGTGGGCAAAACCACATTGCTTCAGTGCATCATGGGCGTGCTGCCCGCGCGCTCCGGTCATATTCTCCTTGAAGGAACGGACTTGCTTCCTCTGCCTGTGGAGCGCCGTGCGGCCCTGGGCATCGGTTATGTGCCTCAGGGCCGCCAAATCTTCCCCCTGCTGACCGTGCGTGAAAACATGGAGCTTTCCCTGCCCATGCGCAAGGACAAGGCCGGGGCCATTCCTCCGTTCATCTTTGACTTTTTCCCCGTGCTGGGCGAAATGATGCATCGGAGGGGCGGCGATCTTTCCGGCGGGCAGCAGCAACAGCTTGCCATTGCCCGGGCGCTCACGCTGGAGCCGCGTCTGCTCATTCTGGACGAACCAACCGAGGGCATCCAGCCCAACATTGTGCGCGACATCGCCACAACCATTCGCAGACTCAACGAGGAAATGGGCCTCACCGTGCTGCTGGTGGAGCAGAAAGTGCCTTTTGCCCGCCGCATGGCAGATACCTATATGATTATGGATCGCGGGCACATCGTTTCGCAGGGCGGCATGCACGGCCTGGACGATGCAACCGTCAAAGCCTTTCTGAGCGTCTGA
- the urtB gene encoding urea ABC transporter permease subunit UrtB, translated as MRTALLLCCLIIFSLPPAVLASGPEPDGNAGGAVSTPSASPVQTSPSIIPADLLKALVSPKVADRDAAIAALEKDDSSLAAPLREKLLEALLRNTLLADAAAGALFVSDDAGQARPLNAKGELGTAQSADSLRKVGTSNRQRQRITDILNAQALTSTDTVKRRQASAALMDSATPPLKAEALHKLLDGEKDEAVRANLSAALALYVAADPASVRSDQLAAVKALNSNGSPAALNALRTLAASSDTAVAKAADDALYSQRVSAQWAQFFEMLFFGTSLGSILVLAAIGLAITFGVMGVINMAHGELIMLGAYTAWGMQQLLPGQPGLALILAVPAAFLVSGGTGVLLEKTVIRFLYGRPLETLLATFGISLVLQQAVRTVFSPLNRAVQNPEFMSGVWQITQHFSLTCNRVYIILFCLGVFALIHVAMHRTRLGLEVRAVSQNRAIARCMGIRASRVDALTFGLGSGVAGMAGVALSQVSNVGPNLGQTYIVDSFMVVVFGGVGNLWGTLTGGLALGIANKFLEPASGAMLSKIIILVCLILFIQKRPRGLFPQKGRAVEA; from the coding sequence ATGCGCACGGCGCTCTTGCTCTGCTGCCTCATAATTTTCAGCCTGCCTCCCGCAGTGCTGGCGTCCGGACCGGAACCGGACGGGAATGCCGGGGGCGCGGTTTCGACTCCTTCCGCGTCCCCGGTGCAAACTTCGCCATCCATTATTCCAGCCGATCTGCTCAAGGCTCTGGTGAGCCCCAAGGTAGCGGACAGGGATGCGGCCATTGCCGCACTGGAAAAGGATGACAGCAGCCTTGCCGCGCCACTGCGCGAAAAACTGCTGGAAGCCCTGCTGCGCAACACCCTGCTGGCCGATGCAGCTGCCGGAGCGCTTTTTGTGAGCGACGATGCAGGTCAGGCGCGGCCCCTCAACGCCAAGGGCGAACTTGGCACGGCACAGAGTGCCGACAGCCTGCGCAAGGTGGGCACAAGCAACCGCCAGCGCCAGCGTATTACTGATATCCTCAACGCTCAGGCCCTTACCTCCACAGACACGGTCAAGCGCCGTCAGGCTTCGGCGGCCCTCATGGACAGCGCCACCCCGCCCCTCAAGGCGGAGGCCCTGCACAAGCTGCTGGATGGGGAAAAGGACGAAGCCGTGCGCGCGAACCTCAGCGCGGCACTGGCTCTCTACGTGGCAGCTGACCCGGCCTCCGTGCGCTCAGACCAGCTTGCCGCCGTCAAGGCCCTGAACAGCAACGGCAGCCCCGCCGCCCTCAACGCCCTGCGTACGCTTGCCGCCTCATCCGACACGGCGGTGGCAAAAGCGGCGGACGATGCCCTGTATTCCCAGCGCGTTTCCGCCCAGTGGGCGCAGTTTTTTGAAATGCTCTTCTTCGGCACGAGTCTGGGATCCATTCTTGTACTGGCCGCCATTGGCCTTGCCATCACCTTTGGCGTCATGGGCGTTATCAACATGGCCCACGGCGAGCTGATCATGCTTGGGGCCTATACGGCCTGGGGCATGCAGCAGCTCTTGCCGGGCCAGCCCGGTCTTGCGCTCATTCTGGCTGTTCCCGCCGCCTTTCTGGTGAGCGGCGGCACGGGCGTACTGCTTGAAAAAACTGTTATCCGCTTTCTCTATGGCCGCCCGCTGGAAACCCTGCTGGCAACATTCGGCATCAGCCTTGTGCTGCAACAGGCCGTGCGTACCGTGTTTTCGCCCCTCAACCGCGCCGTGCAGAACCCGGAATTCATGAGCGGCGTGTGGCAGATAACCCAGCATTTCAGCCTGACCTGCAACCGCGTGTATATCATCCTTTTCTGCCTCGGCGTGTTTGCCCTCATCCATGTGGCCATGCACCGCACCCGGCTGGGGCTTGAAGTACGCGCCGTATCGCAAAACAGAGCCATTGCCCGCTGCATGGGCATACGCGCCTCGCGCGTGGACGCGCTGACCTTCGGCCTTGGCTCCGGCGTGGCTGGCATGGCTGGCGTGGCCTTGAGCCAGGTTTCCAACGTTGGCCCCAATCTGGGCCAGACCTACATTGTGGATTCCTTCATGGTTGTGGTGTTTGGCGGGGTGGGCAACCTCTGGGGAACGCTCACGGGCGGGCTGGCCCTAGGCATTGCCAACAAATTTCTGGAGCCTGCCAGTGGGGCCATGCTCTCCAAGATCATCATTCTGGTCTGCCTTATCCTGTTCATCCAGAAGCGCCCGCGCGGCTTGTTTCCGCAAAAGGGCCGTGCGGTGGAGGCGTAA
- the ureC gene encoding urease subunit alpha: MIRIPRSQYAELYGPTTGDRIRLADTELWIEIERDHTVYGDEVCFGGGKVIRDGMGQSQISNADGAMDTVITNAVIMDAALGIIKADLGIRDGRIAAIGKAGNPDVQPDVDVIIGPGTEIIAGEGCLLTAGGMDSHIHFICPQQVEEALASGITTMLGGGTGPATGTNATTCTPGPWHLERMLAATDALPMNFGFLGKGNAAMPDALREQLEAGACGLKLHEDWGTTPAAIDTCLTVADEYDVQVAIHTDTLNEAGFVEDTLAAFRGRTIHTYHTEGAGGGHAPDILRACSLPNVLPSSTNPTRPYTVNTVDEHLDMLMVCHHLNPSLPEDAAFADSRIRRETIAAEDILQDMGVISMISSDSQAMGRVGEVITRAWQTAHKMKVQRGPLPEDRGHGNDNFRVRRYLAKYTCNPAVTHGLSHAIGAVAPGLLADLVLWKPAFFGVKPSLVIKGGQIAAAPMGDANASIPTPQPMHYRPMFGALGQAAAAASLSFVSRAFMENGGEGRLRELGLLRGLSSCRGTRTLCKSDLLLNSATPAIAVNPQTYEVRADGEILTCAPAEVLPLAQRYFLF, encoded by the coding sequence ATGATCCGCATTCCCAGAAGCCAGTATGCCGAACTCTACGGCCCCACCACGGGCGACCGCATCCGCCTTGCGGACACGGAACTGTGGATCGAAATTGAGCGCGACCACACAGTCTATGGCGATGAAGTCTGTTTTGGCGGCGGCAAGGTCATTCGCGATGGCATGGGCCAGAGCCAGATCAGCAATGCTGACGGCGCTATGGACACCGTCATCACAAATGCCGTCATCATGGATGCGGCGCTGGGCATCATCAAGGCTGATCTTGGCATACGCGACGGGCGCATTGCCGCCATCGGCAAGGCTGGAAACCCCGATGTGCAGCCCGATGTGGACGTGATCATCGGCCCCGGCACGGAAATCATTGCAGGGGAAGGCTGCCTGCTCACCGCTGGCGGCATGGACTCGCACATCCATTTTATCTGCCCGCAACAGGTGGAAGAAGCCCTGGCCAGCGGCATCACCACCATGCTTGGCGGCGGCACCGGCCCCGCCACGGGCACCAACGCTACCACCTGCACCCCCGGCCCCTGGCATCTGGAACGCATGCTGGCCGCCACAGACGCACTGCCCATGAACTTTGGATTTCTGGGCAAGGGCAATGCCGCCATGCCCGATGCCCTGCGCGAGCAGCTCGAGGCGGGCGCCTGCGGCCTGAAACTGCACGAAGACTGGGGCACCACCCCCGCTGCCATCGACACCTGCCTTACCGTGGCTGACGAATACGATGTACAGGTCGCCATCCATACCGACACGCTCAATGAGGCGGGCTTTGTGGAAGACACGCTGGCCGCGTTCCGTGGCCGCACCATCCACACCTACCACACGGAAGGCGCAGGCGGCGGCCACGCACCCGACATTCTGCGCGCCTGCTCCCTGCCCAACGTGCTGCCCTCGTCCACCAATCCCACCCGACCCTATACCGTGAACACCGTGGACGAGCATCTGGACATGCTCATGGTTTGCCACCACCTCAACCCCTCCCTGCCAGAGGACGCGGCCTTTGCCGATTCGCGCATCCGGCGCGAAACCATTGCCGCGGAGGATATCTTGCAGGACATGGGCGTGATCTCCATGATTTCCTCAGACTCGCAGGCCATGGGCCGCGTGGGCGAGGTCATCACCCGCGCGTGGCAGACCGCCCACAAGATGAAGGTGCAGCGCGGCCCCCTGCCCGAAGACCGAGGGCACGGCAACGACAACTTTCGCGTGCGCCGGTATCTGGCCAAGTACACCTGCAATCCTGCCGTTACCCACGGCCTTTCCCACGCCATTGGCGCAGTGGCCCCCGGCCTTCTGGCCGACCTCGTGCTGTGGAAGCCCGCCTTCTTTGGGGTCAAACCTTCGCTGGTCATCAAGGGCGGGCAGATAGCCGCCGCGCCCATGGGCGATGCCAACGCCTCCATCCCCACGCCGCAACCCATGCACTACCGGCCCATGTTTGGCGCGCTGGGGCAGGCTGCGGCTGCCGCCAGCCTGAGCTTTGTTTCGCGTGCCTTCATGGAAAACGGCGGCGAGGGACGGCTGCGGGAGCTGGGTCTGCTGCGCGGGCTTTCCTCCTGCCGGGGCACGCGCACACTGTGCAAGAGCGACCTTTTGCTCAACAGCGCCACCCCGGCCATTGCCGTGAATCCGCAAACCTATGAAGTCCGCGCTGACGGCGAAATACTCACCTGCGCTCCGGCAGAAGTGCTGCCGCTGGCGCAACGGTATTTTTTGTTCTAG
- a CDS encoding urease subunit beta codes for MIPGEFHIAEGEITLNALSEGQEVVLEVSNTGDRPIQVGSHYHFFEVNPALTFARESARGMRLDIPAGTAVRFEPGQKREVRLVPYAGARRVFGFRAQIMGALDAEAPREEKA; via the coding sequence ATGATTCCCGGTGAATTTCATATCGCTGAGGGCGAAATAACCCTCAACGCACTCTCGGAAGGGCAGGAAGTTGTGCTGGAAGTTTCCAATACCGGCGACAGGCCCATTCAGGTGGGTTCGCACTACCATTTTTTTGAAGTAAACCCGGCTCTTACCTTTGCCCGCGAATCCGCGCGCGGCATGCGGCTCGACATACCCGCCGGAACCGCCGTGCGTTTTGAGCCGGGGCAGAAACGCGAGGTGCGCCTTGTGCCCTACGCCGGGGCACGGCGCGTGTTTGGCTTTCGCGCCCAGATCATGGGGGCGCTTGATGCCGAAGCCCCCAGGGAGGAAAAAGCATGA